A genomic region of Exiguobacterium sp. Helios contains the following coding sequences:
- a CDS encoding iron ABC transporter permease, with protein MPVSSARLPFGLKISFGLILFVIMFWLSMTFGAADTSIREVWNALTFGPLNDKAKIIQEIRLPRELAAILVGAALGISGAIMQAMTRNPLADPGLLGLTAGANAALALAIVFIPGINYYGIMLACFLGAALGAALVFGIGASRKGGFSPLRIVLAGSAISAFLYAIAEGIGIYFKIAQDVSQWTSGGLVGTTWGQLQAITPVIIIGTLIAMIFSRQLTILSLSEEVALGLGQNITRIKAVLYVVVILLAGAAVALVGNIAFIGLMIPHIVRAIVGTDYRYILPMTAVFGATFMLLADTIGRTLFAPYETPVIAIVSMLGLPFFLLIVRKGGHAFS; from the coding sequence ATACCTGTGTCATCCGCTCGACTACCTTTCGGCTTAAAAATCTCATTCGGACTGATTCTGTTTGTCATCATGTTTTGGCTGTCGATGACGTTCGGGGCTGCCGATACGTCCATTCGTGAAGTTTGGAACGCCTTGACGTTTGGTCCGCTTAACGATAAAGCAAAAATCATTCAGGAAATCCGTCTCCCGCGTGAACTGGCCGCCATTCTGGTCGGTGCTGCACTCGGTATCTCGGGTGCGATCATGCAGGCAATGACTCGGAATCCGCTGGCTGATCCCGGTCTGCTCGGTCTAACAGCCGGTGCCAATGCGGCGCTTGCCTTAGCAATCGTCTTTATTCCCGGTATCAACTATTACGGCATCATGCTCGCCTGTTTCCTCGGAGCAGCACTCGGTGCCGCACTCGTCTTCGGTATCGGGGCTTCCCGGAAAGGCGGCTTTTCGCCGCTCCGAATCGTTCTTGCCGGCTCTGCGATTTCAGCGTTCTTATATGCGATCGCTGAAGGGATCGGGATTTACTTTAAGATTGCTCAGGACGTCTCGCAATGGACGTCAGGCGGTCTCGTCGGCACGACCTGGGGACAACTGCAAGCCATCACGCCGGTCATCATCATCGGTACATTGATTGCGATGATTTTCTCACGTCAATTGACGATTCTCAGCCTGTCGGAAGAAGTCGCACTCGGTCTTGGTCAAAACATCACCCGGATCAAAGCCGTGTTGTACGTCGTCGTCATCCTGCTTGCCGGTGCCGCCGTCGCCTTAGTCGGCAACATAGCCTTCATCGGATTGATGATTCCGCATATCGTCCGGGCGATCGTCGGGACCGATTACCGTTACATTCTGCCGATGACAGCTGTATTCGGGGCGACGTTCATGCTGCTCGCCGATACAATCGGACGGACGCTGTTTGCGCCGTATGAGACCCCGGTCATCGCCATCGTCTCGATGCTCGGTTTACCGTTCTTCTTATTGATTGTTCGTAAAGGAGGTCACGCATTCTCATGA
- a CDS encoding iron ABC transporter permease → MMETRLRNRQRLIFLLLSLLLLGTIVVSIGLGPASLSYDRLLPTLFGQGSFKEDFVLFSLRLPRIIITLLAGMALALSGSILQGITRNELADPGIIGINTGAGVAVAIFFLYFPVDVGSFIYGLPVAAFLGALVTAVAIYALSYDRNRGLQPIRLILIGVGFSMALSGIMVILISSTKREKVDFIAKWLAGNIWGTDWTFVYALLPWLIVLIPFTLYKANKLNLLALNEPVAIGVGVSIEKERIQLLLTAVALAASAVSVTGGISFIGLMAPHIARALVGPRHQWFLPIALLIGGFLLVLADTIGRNIADPDGVPAGIVVALIGAPYFIYLLLKK, encoded by the coding sequence ATGATGGAAACCCGTTTACGCAACCGTCAACGCCTGATCTTTTTATTATTAAGTCTGTTATTGCTCGGAACGATTGTCGTCAGTATCGGCCTGGGTCCTGCGTCGCTCTCTTACGATCGCCTACTTCCGACACTGTTTGGTCAAGGGTCATTTAAAGAAGATTTTGTCCTGTTCTCGCTCCGTCTGCCACGAATTATCATTACATTACTTGCGGGAATGGCACTCGCCTTGTCCGGTTCGATTTTACAAGGCATCACTCGTAATGAATTGGCGGACCCTGGAATCATCGGGATCAATACAGGAGCCGGTGTCGCGGTGGCGATTTTCTTCCTCTACTTCCCGGTCGATGTCGGCTCATTCATTTACGGATTACCGGTTGCTGCATTTTTAGGTGCTTTAGTGACCGCTGTCGCGATTTACGCGCTCTCTTACGACCGGAATCGCGGCTTACAACCGATCCGGTTGATTTTGATCGGTGTCGGTTTCTCGATGGCATTGTCCGGAATCATGGTCATTCTGATTTCATCAACGAAACGTGAGAAAGTTGACTTCATCGCCAAGTGGCTTGCCGGTAACATTTGGGGGACGGACTGGACGTTTGTCTATGCTTTACTGCCGTGGCTGATCGTCCTGATTCCGTTTACGCTCTATAAAGCGAATAAGCTCAATCTGCTCGCTTTGAATGAACCGGTTGCGATTGGCGTCGGCGTGTCGATTGAGAAGGAACGGATTCAACTGTTGCTGACGGCTGTCGCACTCGCTGCATCCGCCGTCTCTGTCACCGGTGGGATTTCCTTTATCGGTTTGATGGCGCCGCACATTGCCCGTGCGCTCGTCGGTCCTCGCCATCAATGGTTTTTACCGATTGCCCTGTTAATCGGCGGATTTTTGCTCGTCCTGGCCGATACAATAGGACGCAACATTGCCGATCCGGACGGCGTGCCTGCCGGTATCGTCGTTGCCCTGATTGGTGCCCCGTACTTTATTTATCTGCTTCTGAAAAAGTGA
- a CDS encoding iron-hydroxamate ABC transporter substrate-binding protein, which produces MKKLLLPVLLLLTLVIAACGNTEKKEETSSADTKKETITYKSEKGDIEVPADPKRVVVLAGFAGNVMALDVPLVGVDSWSKSNPKFDLKDVQEVSEENVEKVIELEPDLIIGYDTTKNIDQFKKIAPTVTYTYGKVDYLTQHIEIGKLLNKEQEARDWVKDFKTRAADAGKEIKAKIGEDATVSVIESFEKQLYVFGDNWGRGTEILYQEMKLKMPKKVTEMALKDGYYALSPEVLPEYAGDYLIFSKTAEADNSFTETDTYKNIPAVKNNHVFEVDSKEFYFNDPLTLERQLEFFKKNFLGA; this is translated from the coding sequence ATGAAAAAACTGTTATTACCGGTTCTTTTATTGTTAACACTTGTGATTGCCGCCTGTGGCAACACGGAGAAAAAAGAAGAGACATCATCCGCTGATACAAAAAAAGAAACGATTACCTATAAATCCGAAAAAGGTGACATCGAAGTCCCGGCTGATCCAAAACGTGTCGTCGTCCTGGCCGGTTTCGCCGGCAACGTCATGGCACTCGACGTCCCGCTCGTCGGTGTCGATTCATGGTCAAAATCGAATCCGAAGTTTGATTTGAAAGATGTCCAAGAAGTATCGGAAGAAAATGTTGAAAAAGTCATCGAACTCGAACCCGATCTCATCATTGGTTACGATACGACAAAAAACATCGATCAATTCAAAAAAATCGCACCGACTGTCACGTACACATACGGAAAAGTTGATTACTTGACGCAACACATCGAAATCGGTAAATTGCTCAACAAAGAACAGGAAGCACGTGACTGGGTCAAAGACTTCAAAACACGTGCAGCAGATGCCGGTAAAGAAATCAAAGCCAAAATCGGTGAAGATGCGACGGTTTCCGTCATCGAAAGCTTCGAAAAACAACTTTATGTCTTCGGCGACAACTGGGGCCGCGGGACAGAAATTCTCTATCAAGAGATGAAGCTGAAAATGCCAAAAAAAGTCACGGAGATGGCATTAAAAGACGGTTATTATGCGTTATCACCTGAAGTCTTACCAGAATATGCAGGCGACTACCTGATCTTCAGCAAAACTGCGGAAGCTGATAACTCGTTTACAGAAACGGACACGTACAAAAATATCCCTGCCGTCAAAAATAACCACGTCTTCGAAGTCGATTCAAAAGAATTCTACTTTAACGATCCACTCACATTGGAACGTCAACTCGAATTCTTCAAGAAAAATTTCCTGGGCGCGTAA